TTCAGATAATATAATTTTTTTACCAGAGTTAACATCATGACTCAAACGTGCCGCACGCTTTTTGACCTCAAATGTTCCAAAATTGTTCAGATGAACGACATCCCCTTGCGAAATATAATGAGTAATTGCTTCTAGCAATGCATTGATGACTTTGTTAGTATTGACTTTGGAAAGATTCGTTTGATTAGCGACATAATTGATAAGTTCTTGCTTTGCTGCCATTTATTCGCTCCTTTCGTCCACCTTATTTTGTATTCTAATTATAACATTATTCATTTTTAGAATTTATTTAAACGACTTGGAGTTTATGGACAAAAAACAAAAATTGTAAAAAAAATCTTAGCCAAAGCTAAGATTTTTTAATTACTTGACGACCATGACATTGCAAGGAGCATGGTTGATTACGTAAGTCGTTGTCGAACCTACCAACATCCTATCCAAGAGCCCCTTACTGTTTGAACCAATAACAATCAAATCCATTTCAAAGTCTTTAGAAAATTTAACGATTTCTTTCTTTGGATTTCCTGCATAATATTGGAAGTCATACTCTACTTGGTCGGCGACCAAACGTTTGATATCAGCGATAATCGCTTGTGATTCCTGTTCCAACTCTTCTAAAGTTTGAGCAAGAGCATAAGGACTACCGCTAACCCTCGTTTCATCTTTGACATGAAGAATAGTGAGCGAAGTCTCATTTCGCTTGGCGATTGCAATGGCTTCATGAACAGCTTCTTTTGCATGATCCGAACCATCTACAGTAACTAAAATCTTTTTGTACTCATCTCTCATTGTAAACGCCTCCTTTATTTTATTTTATGATAATTTGATTAGAAAGTCCACTGAAATGCTTAATTCTTTTTTAAAAATTTAATTTTGCCTCATCTTTTTTGTGAAGCGTTTCTTTTGGCGATTAAATCAGTTTGTGATAGAATTTAAAGTGGAATTTCGTTATAAGTGTTATAGGCCTTTCGTCGATGTTTAATAAAGAAAGGAGAATGATTATGACATTCACTAACAAAAATAAATTTTTTCAATATACTGTAACGTTGGATACCTCAGAAAATATTTTCAAAGCACATCTCGCTAAAGACTTAAGC
The DNA window shown above is from Lactococcus sp. S-13 and carries:
- a CDS encoding HU family DNA-binding protein, giving the protein MAAKQELINYVANQTNLSKVNTNKVINALLEAITHYISQGDVVHLNNFGTFEVKKRAARLSHDVNSGKKIILSEQKVPIFKAGKALKIAAQQTNTPEEEAEPSFCLSTEESPKAFTE
- a CDS encoding universal stress protein, whose amino-acid sequence is MRDEYKKILVTVDGSDHAKEAVHEAIAIAKRNETSLTILHVKDETRVSGSPYALAQTLEELEQESQAIIADIKRLVADQVEYDFQYYAGNPKKEIVKFSKDFEMDLIVIGSNSKGLLDRMLVGSTTTYVINHAPCNVMVVK